The genomic window GGCGCTTTGCCCTGCCCCGCCTGTTCAGTCAGGCTGCCCGCACCAAAAGCCCCGAACTGTTTCTTGCAGCCACCATGCTGGTGGTTATCGGCGCAAGCCTTGCAACGTCGGCGACCGGCCTATCACCTATCGTGGGCGCGCTGATCGCAGGGCTTCTGATCGCTGAAACGGAATATCACGGCGAAGTCGAAACCATCATGGAGCCGTTTAAAGGCCTTGCCCTCGGTGTATTCCTCATCACTATCGGGATGAGCGTCAACCTCCTTCAAGTGTGGGCTAATTTGGGCGAGGTTATCGCCGCACTGGTCGGGCTTTTGGTATTCAAAGCGATTATTACCGGCACCCTTCTCAAGATGATGGGCGCACGGCGCAGCACTGCCGCGGAAACGGGCGTCTTGATGGCAAGCCCCTCTGAAACCACTTTGATTGTTCTTGCCGCTGCAACCAGCGCTTTGGTGATCGACACTGAAACTGCACAATTCTGGCAGATCGTCACCGCACTCGGCCTAACGGTCACACCGCTGCTGGCAAAGCTTGGCCGGGTGATTGCGCGGCGCATAGAGCTCGCGCCGGAATTGCCCGAAGAGGATTCAGAAGAGGCGCGCACCATCATCATCGGTGGGGGGCGCGTGGGGCGCTTGGTCGCCGATATGATGACAAAGCACGACCAACCCTATGTCATCCTCGACAGTGACCCCGATCTGATCGACGATGCAAAGCGCAATGGATACCGCGCCACATTCGGCGATGCCGCGCGCGGAGATTCGCTCACCCGCCTGGGGGTCGAAACCGCGCCTTCCGTGGTCCTGACCATGGACGAGCCCGTGCTAGCGCAGCGATTGGTGGGCAAATTGCGCAAAGAGCACCCCGACCTACTGATCGTATCGCGCGCCCGCGACACCGATCACGCCGCGCAATTGTACCGCGCAGGGGCGAGCCACGCCGTACCCGAAACGCTCGAAAGCTCGTTGCAACTGTCCGAGGCGGTACTGGTCGATATTGGCGTAGCTATGGGGCCGGTCATCGCCTCAATCCACGAAAAGCGCGACGAATTTCGTGAGCGTCTGGAGATTGACGGCGGGTTGAAACAGCCGCCAAAGCTCCGGACATCGACGAGCGAAGGCTAATTTCTGGCGAGCCGATGCTGCGCACGCTCGTGCCGGGGCAATGCTTACTGGCTCAAGAGCGCTTTAACCGCAGCGATTGCTTCGCTTGCCTTTGAACCATCTGGTCCGCCGCCCTGCGCCATATCCGGACGTCCACCGCCGCCCTTGCCGCCAAGCGCTTCAACACCTGCGCGCACCAGATCAACCGCGCTGAACCGATCCGTCAGATCATCGGTTACCGCTGCTGCAATGCTGGCCTTGCCGTCGTTCACCGCGACAATCGCTGCGACACCTGATCCGAGGCGTTGTTTAGTTTCGTCAAGCAGAGGGCGCAGCTCTTTTGGGTTCAATCCCTCAAGAACCTGCCCGCTGAACGCAATGCCGCCGACCTCTTCATCGGCAGGCCCTGCGTCGGTGCCACCTGTGCCTCCGCCGCCAAGCGCGAGCGCTTTCTTGGCCTCAGCCAGCTCTTTTTCAAGCCGCTTGCGTTCATCCATCAGCGCGCTGATCCGGGCTGGCACCTCTTCGGGTGTCGCTTTGATCACGCTCGCTGCCGTCTTCAACGCTTCTTCACGGTTGACCAGCCACTTGCGTGCTGCATCGCCAGTGAGAGCTTCAATCCGGCGCACGCCAGAAGACACAGCGCTTTCCGAAATGATGCGGAACAGGCCGATGTCGCCAGTCGCGTTGACGTGGGTCCCGCCGCACAGTTCGACAGAATAATTGCGTCCCTCGCCTGCCCCCGGACTTTTGGAGACGCGCCCCATTGAGAGAACGCGCACTTCATCGCCATATTTC from Erythrobacter sp. SCSIO 43205 includes these protein-coding regions:
- a CDS encoding cation:proton antiporter: MAGELTMSPVMQDALVILGSAGIVIPVFARFRITPIIGFILIGVAVGPFGLGMLVDENPWLQYVTISDPERLTPFADFGIILLLFAIGLELSFNRLWQLRKLVFGLGSLELLIIGSISAAFFGQYSGMDTTAALALGFALAFSSTAIVLPIAGTKSPVGRAALSMLLFEDIMIVPIIFILGALAPTAAAGGVEGLTNTLVSGGLVIIVLLVVGRFALPRLFSQAARTKSPELFLAATMLVVIGASLATSATGLSPIVGALIAGLLIAETEYHGEVETIMEPFKGLALGVFLITIGMSVNLLQVWANLGEVIAALVGLLVFKAIITGTLLKMMGARRSTAAETGVLMASPSETTLIVLAAATSALVIDTETAQFWQIVTALGLTVTPLLAKLGRVIARRIELAPELPEEDSEEARTIIIGGGRVGRLVADMMTKHDQPYVILDSDPDLIDDAKRNGYRATFGDAARGDSLTRLGVETAPSVVLTMDEPVLAQRLVGKLRKEHPDLLIVSRARDTDHAAQLYRAGASHAVPETLESSLQLSEAVLVDIGVAMGPVIASIHEKRDEFRERLEIDGGLKQPPKLRTSTSEG